Proteins co-encoded in one Polaromonas vacuolata genomic window:
- the coxB gene encoding cytochrome c oxidase subunit II translates to MSKMTRTGLAQTSAIVGSVLAWASATVSTAAYAVNDLPGGPGVNQLNLHAPASQIAAEQMWLHWFMMAISVAIFLGVFGVMFYSIWAHRKSKGFKASNFHESTAVEIAWTIVPFVIVIAMALPATKVVVAMKDTTNADITVKATGMQWKWGYDYITGEGEGLGFLSTLDVSHRQMSNQGGPSVPVDNYLLKVDNPLVVPVNKKVRVITTANDVIHAFAVPSLGIHQDAIPGFVRDTWFKADKVGDFYGQCAKICGKEHSYMPIHVKVLSAEDYTAWVAMKTKQAAALADDPAKVWTLVDLKARGEKVYASNCVACHQANGKGAGAIKALDGSAVVLSDDHNLQIMKLLNGAANGAMPSWKALSDTEIAAVITYSKNNWSNQTGQLVQPSEILAARK, encoded by the coding sequence ATGAGCAAAATGACGCGTACCGGCTTGGCGCAAACCAGTGCAATTGTTGGATCAGTATTGGCTTGGGCCAGCGCTACGGTTAGCACCGCCGCTTATGCTGTTAATGACCTGCCAGGTGGACCCGGCGTTAATCAACTCAATTTGCATGCCCCGGCGAGCCAGATTGCGGCTGAGCAAATGTGGTTGCATTGGTTCATGATGGCTATTTCGGTAGCCATCTTTCTTGGCGTCTTTGGCGTGATGTTTTATTCCATCTGGGCGCACCGCAAATCAAAAGGCTTTAAAGCCTCCAATTTCCATGAGTCGACAGCTGTCGAAATCGCATGGACCATAGTTCCTTTTGTCATCGTCATCGCCATGGCACTGCCAGCAACCAAAGTGGTGGTGGCCATGAAGGACACGACCAATGCTGACATCACCGTCAAGGCCACTGGCATGCAGTGGAAATGGGGTTACGACTACATCACTGGCGAAGGCGAAGGTTTAGGCTTTCTTTCCACCCTCGACGTCAGTCACCGCCAAATGTCTAACCAAGGTGGTCCCTCCGTTCCGGTAGACAATTACCTGCTTAAAGTTGACAACCCATTGGTTGTTCCTGTGAACAAAAAAGTGCGTGTGATCACCACTGCCAATGATGTGATTCACGCTTTTGCCGTGCCTTCACTGGGCATCCACCAAGACGCGATTCCTGGCTTTGTGCGGGACACCTGGTTTAAAGCCGATAAAGTCGGCGACTTCTACGGCCAATGCGCCAAAATTTGCGGCAAAGAACACTCTTACATGCCTATCCATGTCAAGGTTCTTTCTGCCGAGGACTACACCGCATGGGTTGCCATGAAGACCAAACAAGCCGCAGCTTTGGCTGACGATCCGGCAAAAGTCTGGACCTTGGTTGACCTCAAGGCGCGCGGTGAAAAAGTTTATGCCTCTAACTGCGTGGCTTGCCATCAAGCCAATGGCAAAGGCGCTGGCGCTATCAAGGCTCTCGACGGTTCCGCTGTGGTTCTCAGTGATGATCACAACCTGCAAATTATGAAGTTGCTCAACGGTGCAGCCAACGGTGCCATGCCATCGTGGAAAGCCCTGAGCGATACCGAGATTGCAGCTGTTATTACTTACTCCAAAAACAACTGGTCTAACCAGACCGGTCAGTTGGTGCAACCTTCTGAAATTTTGGCGGCACGCAAATAA
- a CDS encoding DUF2244 domain-containing protein: protein MPSSGVLGSGGVQWLLKRNCSVSPKQLGLFYLSLCFLSLGIAGAFWLVGAWIVMPFACLELLAVGLAFLIYARHASDVEKIILQDGQLVVELETAGRLQRSEFNRAWVRVEPKNGDGSLIVLSGQGRSVWVGRHLRPELRPTLAREIRRALREH, encoded by the coding sequence ATGCCTTCATCAGGCGTCTTGGGCTCAGGCGGCGTTCAATGGCTGTTAAAGCGCAATTGCTCCGTATCGCCTAAGCAATTGGGCTTGTTTTATTTGTCGCTTTGTTTTTTGTCACTCGGCATTGCCGGGGCCTTTTGGCTGGTGGGCGCTTGGATAGTGATGCCTTTTGCCTGTTTAGAGTTGCTGGCCGTTGGCCTAGCTTTTTTGATTTATGCACGCCATGCCAGCGACGTTGAAAAAATAATATTGCAAGACGGGCAGTTGGTGGTGGAGCTAGAAACAGCCGGCCGTCTGCAACGCTCTGAGTTCAATCGGGCCTGGGTCAGGGTGGAGCCAAAAAATGGTGACGGATCTTTGATAGTGCTGTCTGGTCAGGGGCGATCAGTGTGGGTTGGCCGGCATTTGCGACCGGAATTGCGGCCGACTCTGGCAAGGGAAATACGCCGGGCTCTGCGCGAACATTAA
- a CDS encoding methyltransferase domain-containing protein codes for MPITDSPPTLDPLAAQHWLLVAPAASPWLHEEVASRMLDRLQWVKLQPQTWAHWGALRGGLKAHALLLEKYPKALTFVAETNPRFVSIAMTKTRLPWWNLKRWQQKIKHGLPPPASVDMLWANMALHEAADPQALLAQWHQALATNGFLMFSCLGPDSVIELRELYAALGWPPAGHDLTDMHDWGDMLVQTGFAEPVMDMERITLTFETPARLLAELVELGRNFHPARFAGLRTRRWKLRLEQAINERVPRDAQGRLCLSFEIIYGHALKPLPRVKLSALSSVSMQDMRSMLKGSSAALK; via the coding sequence ATGCCAATTACTGATAGTCCGCCCACCTTGGACCCGCTGGCCGCCCAGCACTGGCTGCTGGTCGCCCCAGCGGCTTCGCCGTGGCTGCATGAAGAGGTCGCCAGTCGCATGCTCGACAGACTGCAATGGGTCAAACTGCAACCCCAAACTTGGGCTCATTGGGGTGCGCTGCGTGGCGGCTTGAAAGCGCATGCTTTGCTGCTGGAGAAATATCCCAAAGCTTTGACCTTTGTGGCCGAGACTAATCCCCGCTTTGTCTCCATTGCCATGACGAAAACACGGCTTCCTTGGTGGAATCTCAAACGCTGGCAGCAAAAAATCAAGCATGGCCTGCCGCCGCCGGCTAGCGTCGATATGTTGTGGGCCAATATGGCGCTGCATGAGGCGGCCGATCCCCAAGCGTTACTTGCACAGTGGCATCAAGCATTGGCGACCAACGGATTTTTGATGTTTTCTTGTCTTGGTCCAGACAGCGTTATCGAGCTGCGCGAGCTTTATGCTGCCCTTGGCTGGCCGCCGGCCGGCCATGATTTGACGGATATGCACGACTGGGGCGACATGCTGGTGCAAACTGGTTTTGCCGAACCGGTGATGGATATGGAGCGCATCACCCTGACTTTTGAAACACCAGCCCGTCTGTTGGCGGAACTCGTTGAGTTAGGCCGCAACTTTCATCCGGCGCGTTTTGCTGGACTACGAACGCGCCGCTGGAAGTTAAGGCTGGAACAGGCCATAAATGAGAGAGTGCCGCGCGATGCCCAAGGGCGTTTATGTCTGAGCTTTGAGATCATTTATGGCCACGCACTCAAGCCCCTGCCGCGGGTCAAACTCAGTGCGCTCAGTTCGGTATCTATGCAGGATATGCGCAGCATGCTCAAGGGTAGCAGCGCTGCTTTGAAGTAA
- a CDS encoding ComF family protein, with protein sequence MFKPLLSLLSPFLPELPTLVSQCAVCRSWPTSQVCTDCTSRFTRSTSRCKTCAIALPLGLATPDVVTAKPSTHSSKIDAIDAVNALDSFSASRLCANCLRQPPSTDMCLVAVDYAYPWSTLMTRYKFGAMPGWATFFAGLLLRSPDVPQALARLSADDFIIPIPLSAQRLQERGFNQTWELARALSTQSRSHAKSRANLLLRVRHTLPQTSLDRKARLLNLKGAFHVDPLLTSELSGKRVLLVDDVMTSGASMFSAAQALKAGGAAEVIAVAFARTP encoded by the coding sequence GTGTTTAAACCACTGCTGTCACTGCTGAGTCCCTTTTTGCCTGAGCTGCCTACCTTAGTCAGCCAGTGCGCCGTCTGCCGCAGTTGGCCGACAAGCCAAGTCTGCACTGACTGCACGAGCCGCTTTACGCGGAGTACTTCGCGATGCAAAACTTGCGCCATCGCCCTTCCCCTTGGCTTAGCAACGCCCGACGTGGTGACGGCTAAGCCATCCACGCATTCCTCAAAAATTGATGCGATTGATGCGGTTAATGCGCTTGACTCTTTCAGCGCAAGCCGACTGTGCGCGAACTGTCTACGCCAGCCCCCGTCCACCGATATGTGCTTGGTGGCAGTCGACTACGCCTATCCTTGGTCAACATTAATGACCCGCTACAAATTTGGTGCCATGCCAGGCTGGGCAACGTTTTTTGCCGGCCTGTTGCTGCGCTCGCCAGACGTGCCACAAGCTTTGGCAAGACTTAGCGCTGACGATTTCATAATCCCCATACCGCTATCAGCGCAGCGCCTGCAAGAGCGTGGTTTTAATCAAACGTGGGAGTTGGCGCGTGCGCTGTCAACGCAATCGAGAAGTCACGCGAAAAGCCGCGCCAATTTGCTGCTGCGAGTACGTCACACCTTGCCGCAAACATCACTAGATCGAAAGGCTAGATTACTCAATCTCAAGGGTGCTTTTCATGTCGATCCACTGCTCACGTCAGAGCTGAGCGGCAAGCGCGTGCTGCTAGTCGATGACGTGATGACGAGTGGCGCATCCATGTTTAGCGCCGCGCAAGCCCTTAAAGCTGGCGGTGCGGCCGAAGTCATTGCCGTGGCGTTCGCGCGCACGCCTTGA
- a CDS encoding tRNA (cytidine(34)-2'-O)-methyltransferase, which yields MFNIVLVEPEIPPNTGNVIRLAANTGCRLHLIEPLGFSMEDKLMRRAGLDYHEYAPVLRHANWQAFIDLEKPDPARLFAMTTKGSRSLYSATFLPGDWLVFGSETRGLAAAVRDSFPLDQRLKLPMLAGQRSLNLSNSVATSVFEAWRQQGFEGADLAL from the coding sequence ATGTTTAATATTGTCTTGGTCGAACCCGAAATCCCACCCAACACCGGCAACGTCATACGACTAGCTGCCAATACCGGCTGCCGCCTGCATCTGATTGAGCCGCTAGGCTTTTCTATGGAAGACAAGCTGATGCGCCGCGCCGGATTGGATTACCACGAGTACGCACCAGTGCTGCGCCACGCCAATTGGCAGGCGTTTATTGATCTTGAAAAGCCGGATCCCGCACGCTTATTCGCCATGACGACCAAGGGCTCACGCAGCTTATATTCGGCCACTTTCCTCCCCGGCGACTGGCTGGTGTTTGGCTCAGAAACCCGCGGCTTGGCAGCGGCTGTGCGCGATTCGTTTCCACTCGATCAACGTCTCAAGCTACCTATGCTGGCCGGCCAGCGCAGCCTGAATCTGTCTAACAGCGTGGCCACTTCAGTGTTTGAGGCTTGGCGTCAGCAAGGTTTTGAAGGCGCAGATCTAGCGCTTTAA
- a CDS encoding MaoC family dehydratase has translation MKTFQNIDELIACVGQTVAVSEWISITQQQIDLFAQATGDHQWIHVDPEKAAAGPFGTTIAHGFFTLSLLPKFFDSSFEILGSRMGVNYGLNKVRFTAPVPVDSRLRGHLKLLAAEPVDNSGVQMTWEVTVEREGQPKPVCVAESLVRRYP, from the coding sequence ATGAAAACTTTCCAAAACATAGACGAGTTGATCGCTTGCGTTGGCCAAACCGTGGCCGTGAGCGAGTGGATCAGCATTACCCAACAGCAGATTGATCTGTTTGCGCAAGCCACGGGTGACCATCAATGGATTCATGTGGATCCGGAAAAAGCCGCTGCCGGACCCTTTGGTACAACCATTGCGCACGGCTTTTTCACACTTTCTTTGTTGCCAAAATTTTTCGATTCATCGTTTGAAATTCTGGGTTCACGAATGGGTGTGAACTATGGCCTGAATAAGGTGCGTTTTACTGCGCCGGTGCCGGTCGATAGCCGCCTGCGCGGACATTTAAAACTACTGGCAGCAGAGCCGGTAGACAACTCTGGTGTGCAAATGACTTGGGAAGTAACAGTTGAGCGCGAGGGTCAGCCCAAACCGGTTTGCGTGGCCGAGTCGTTGGTGCGGCGCTATCCTTAA
- a CDS encoding ParA family protein, producing MPVIVIANPKGGVGKSTLATNVAGYFASQGHAVLLGDADRQQSSRLWLGLRPPQARPIGSWGLDADLIIKPPRDASHVVLDTPGGLHGWRFKDVIKMADKLIVPLQPSVFDIFAARDFLDQLAQDHQLSKLQIGIVGMRVDERTISADKLREFVDGLGLPVLGFLRSTQNYIHLSARGLSLFDIAPGRVEKDLQQWQGICNWINT from the coding sequence ATGCCCGTGATTGTGATTGCCAATCCCAAAGGCGGCGTCGGTAAATCGACACTGGCCACCAACGTCGCTGGTTACTTTGCCAGTCAAGGTCATGCGGTGCTATTGGGCGATGCGGACCGGCAGCAGTCGTCTCGGCTTTGGTTGGGTTTGCGCCCGCCGCAAGCCAGGCCGATTGGCAGTTGGGGGCTGGATGCTGATTTAATCATTAAGCCCCCGCGCGACGCCTCGCATGTAGTGCTCGACACGCCAGGCGGCCTGCATGGCTGGCGCTTTAAAGACGTCATCAAAATGGCAGATAAGCTCATAGTGCCCTTGCAGCCTAGCGTGTTTGACATTTTTGCCGCTCGTGATTTTCTAGACCAACTCGCTCAAGACCACCAACTGAGCAAGCTGCAAATCGGCATAGTCGGCATGCGCGTTGACGAGCGCACTATTTCTGCTGACAAGCTGCGCGAATTTGTTGACGGGCTGGGACTGCCAGTACTGGGGTTTTTGCGCAGCACGCAGAACTATATACATTTGTCCGCTCGTGGACTTAGCCTTTTCGATATCGCTCCCGGCCGAGTTGAAAAAGATTTGCAGCAGTGGCAGGGTATTTGTAATTGGATAAACACTTGA
- a CDS encoding M61 family metallopeptidase, whose translation MQDIAPKKTTPKTALKVKAKAGPALHYKLEMANLNAHLFHITLTIAQPAALQQVALAVWIPGSYLIREFSKNLQSLSARQGSQSLNAEQLDKCSWQIACEPNKPLVISYQVYARDNSVRTAWLDSSRGFFNATSLCLRVAGQEQSSHILEISDKGESPAATRVLSNWSVATGLTALKTNARGFGSYSAANFDELADCPVEMGTFWSGSFKACGVAHRFVVAGALPNFDGDKLLADAQIICETEIRFWHGSKKPPFKNYLFMLNAVDDGYGGLEHRNSTALICKRQDLPVLNPVKGAKPSEGYITLKGLISHEYFHTWNVKRLRPTEFASYDYANENYTELLWFFEGFTSYYDDLLLRRAGLLENVDYLKLLNKTINQVMQTPGRKLQSVAEASFDAWVKYYRQDENTANATVSYYTKGSLVALCLDLTLRTQSQNSVTLDHVMRALWLRCKGGPMQESDLACVLEELGQRSYAAELASWVHSTDNLPIKALLEQHGVAVHEDASQLAHRLGLRVSEGQSLQIKTVLRDGVAEQAGFASGDEWLGVRAVASAAARRSSPDAGWRMSRLDDLTAYAGQAKQVTALVARDKRLLQLTLDMPPAMSTYRLAVHDVAAVNSWLSQQSQALI comes from the coding sequence ATGCAAGACATCGCACCCAAAAAAACCACGCCTAAGACAGCGCTAAAAGTCAAAGCAAAAGCCGGCCCAGCGCTGCACTACAAGCTGGAGATGGCTAATTTAAACGCCCATTTATTTCACATTACCCTAACAATTGCACAGCCGGCAGCGCTGCAGCAGGTGGCGCTGGCGGTGTGGATACCGGGTAGTTACTTAATTCGAGAATTTTCCAAAAACCTGCAAAGCCTCAGTGCGCGGCAAGGCAGTCAGTCACTAAACGCCGAGCAACTCGACAAATGCAGCTGGCAAATTGCCTGCGAACCCAACAAGCCCTTGGTGATTAGCTATCAGGTTTATGCGCGCGATAACTCGGTGCGCACTGCTTGGCTGGATTCGTCGCGGGGCTTTTTCAATGCCACCTCACTATGCCTGCGGGTAGCTGGACAAGAGCAATCTAGTCACATTTTAGAAATCAGCGACAAAGGCGAAAGTCCAGCCGCAACCCGCGTGTTATCTAACTGGTCAGTCGCCACAGGCCTAACAGCGCTCAAAACCAATGCCCGAGGTTTTGGCAGCTATAGCGCGGCAAATTTCGACGAGCTTGCCGACTGCCCGGTAGAAATGGGCACGTTTTGGAGCGGCAGCTTCAAAGCTTGCGGCGTAGCGCACCGCTTTGTGGTGGCCGGCGCGCTGCCCAATTTTGACGGTGACAAGTTGCTTGCCGACGCGCAGATTATTTGCGAGACCGAAATCCGTTTTTGGCACGGCAGCAAAAAGCCACCGTTTAAAAACTATCTGTTCATGCTCAATGCGGTGGACGACGGCTACGGCGGCCTAGAGCATCGGAATTCAACCGCTTTAATCTGTAAGCGGCAAGATTTACCCGTGCTGAACCCAGTCAAAGGAGCAAAACCGTCCGAGGGCTACATCACGCTCAAAGGACTGATTAGCCACGAATACTTTCATACCTGGAACGTCAAGCGCTTACGCCCAACAGAGTTCGCCAGCTATGACTATGCCAACGAAAACTACACCGAGTTACTATGGTTTTTTGAGGGTTTTACCAGCTATTACGACGATTTACTGCTGCGCCGCGCCGGTCTGCTGGAGAACGTCGACTACCTCAAGCTGCTCAATAAAACCATTAACCAAGTCATGCAGACACCGGGGCGCAAGCTGCAATCCGTAGCCGAAGCGAGTTTTGATGCTTGGGTCAAGTATTACCGCCAAGATGAAAATACCGCCAACGCCACCGTGAGTTATTACACCAAGGGCTCGCTGGTCGCACTTTGCCTTGACCTGACGCTGCGCACGCAAAGTCAAAACAGCGTCACGCTAGACCATGTTATGCGCGCCTTGTGGCTGCGCTGCAAAGGCGGGCCAATGCAAGAATCCGATCTGGCATGCGTGCTAGAAGAGCTAGGTCAGCGCTCTTATGCAGCCGAACTCGCTAGTTGGGTGCACAGTACGGACAACTTACCCATCAAAGCCTTGCTAGAACAGCATGGGGTTGCGGTTCATGAAGACGCTTCGCAATTAGCCCATAGACTTGGCCTACGCGTGAGCGAAGGCCAGAGCCTGCAAATCAAAACCGTGCTGCGCGACGGCGTGGCCGAACAAGCTGGATTTGCCTCCGGCGACGAATGGCTAGGTGTCCGAGCAGTAGCCAGCGCCGCAGCCAGACGTAGTAGCCCAGACGCCGGCTGGCGCATGAGCCGGCTTGACGATTTGACCGCTTACGCAGGCCAAGCCAAGCAAGTCACGGCTCTGGTCGCACGCGACAAACGTTTATTGCAGTTAACACTCGACATGCCGCCAGCCATGAGCACCTACCGCCTTGCCGTGCATGACGTCGCCGCCGTCAACAGCTGGCTTAGCCAGCAGTCGCAAGCCTTGATCTGA
- a CDS encoding enoyl-CoA hydratase: MYETILTRTEGPDSRRVGIITLNRVKQLNALNDQLMDELGSALKAFDADASIGCMILTGSEKAFAAGADIGAMAGYSFADAYNQDFITRNWEQIRSIRKPVIAAVSGFALGGGCELAMMCDFIIAADNAKFGQPEIKLGIIPGAGGTQRLPRAVGKAKAMDMALTGRMMDAVEAERSGLVSRVVPLDKLMDEALGAALMICGHGQTSVMAAKESVNRAFESGLSDGVMFERRLFQSLFATADQKEGMDAFLNKRKPVFVHR; encoded by the coding sequence ATGTACGAAACCATTTTGACGCGCACCGAAGGCCCGGATTCACGCCGGGTCGGCATCATCACACTAAACCGCGTCAAGCAGCTCAACGCACTTAACGACCAGTTAATGGACGAGTTGGGCAGTGCACTCAAAGCCTTTGATGCAGACGCCAGCATAGGCTGCATGATTTTGACCGGTAGCGAAAAAGCCTTTGCCGCCGGCGCTGACATTGGCGCCATGGCCGGCTACAGCTTTGCCGACGCCTATAACCAAGACTTCATCACCCGCAACTGGGAACAAATCCGCAGTATTCGTAAACCCGTGATCGCTGCGGTTAGCGGCTTTGCGCTGGGCGGCGGTTGCGAGTTGGCGATGATGTGCGACTTCATCATCGCAGCCGACAACGCCAAATTCGGCCAGCCCGAAATCAAACTAGGCATCATCCCCGGCGCTGGCGGCACGCAGCGCCTGCCGCGCGCTGTCGGCAAAGCCAAAGCCATGGACATGGCCCTGACCGGCCGCATGATGGACGCCGTCGAAGCCGAAAGGTCTGGCTTAGTCAGCCGCGTCGTGCCGCTAGACAAGCTGATGGACGAGGCTTTGGGCGCAGCACTGATGATTTGCGGCCACGGCCAAACCAGCGTGATGGCGGCCAAGGAATCGGTAAACCGGGCTTTTGAAAGCGGCTTGAGCGACGGCGTGATGTTCGAGCGCAGACTGTTCCAGTCGCTGTTTGCAACCGCCGATCAGAAAGAAGGAATGGACGCTTTTCTAAATAAACGCAAACCAGTCTTCGTTCATCGCTAA